TCCCCTACAAGATTTTTAATTGGCTCAACCACAGAAGGTGTAGTATTTTTTCCAGTATCAACTCCAGGAATAACTTTTGGTCTTCCGGCTTCAAGTACAGCAACGCAGCTGTTTGTAGTCCCTAAATCAATTCCAATTATTTTCGACATATTTATTTAATAAAGCTCTATTAGCACTAATATATAACGACTGCCAATTCCTTGTCAAGAGGCTTTTTCAGCCTCATTTTTCTTAAAAACTTTTACTCTTGCATGCCTTACAACCATTCCGTCCATAAATTTCCATCCATTTGTTAAAACTTCAGCAATTTGATTATTCTTTTCTTTATCTTCAACTATTTCAATTGCCTCCATTGTATTTTCATCAAAAGTTTCATCAACTTTTGGATTTATCTCCTCAAGTCCTTCTTGTTTTAAAACATCCTTAAATTGTCCAACTGTTATTGCAAGCCCAGCATCTTTCAAATGTTTTTGTGCCATTTCAAAACCATCAAGCACAGGAAGTAGGTTTTGAATTAATTTTTCAGTTGCAAATTTTATCCATGTGATTTTTTCTTCTTGGGTTCTCTTTTGCAGATTATCATAATCAGCAAGAGTGCGAGCAAGTTGATTTTTAAGTATCTCAACTTCAATATTTTCTTTTTTATTTTCCTGTTTCTTTTGTTTCATATTTCTTTGCCGTATCTTTCTTTTAAAAGAAAGTACGAGTTATACTAATAATTCTTCAAGTAAAGTTCTAAAATACCGAACACTTGGAATCATATTTGGCGCCTGTCTAAATGGTCCAATTACTCCAATTGCACCGTGTCGTCCATTTATATCAAATCTTGTTGCAACAACTCCAAGGTCAGATAGCATTGGCCAAGAAAGCTCCTGTCCAAAAAGAATTTCAACCGGGCTCATTCCTGTAAGTCTCTCAAAAAAAAGTTCATGTACCAAATTCGCTTCTTCAATCATGGAAAAAATTCTCTGGCAAACTTCCAAAGTTTCAAATTCAGGATTATCAAAAACATTTTTCATTCCCGCTCTCCAAACATCTCCTTCGTCAGTTGCAGCTACAGCCAAGCTATGTGTTTTATTAGCTAGCGCTTGTGTTGCATTACTCATTAATTTATCAAAGTCATCCTTTGCACTTGCTACTTGTTCTTTTGCCTGCACTTCATCAACTACTCCCAGTTGTTTCTCTTCCATAAGTTGGTTTATATAAAATTTCATCGCCATTGGAGTAGGAATTCTTCCGCTTGAAGTATGAGGTTGCTTTAAATATTTCATAGCTGTCAAATTAACCATTTCAGCGCGGATTGTTGCAGGAGAAATTCCTAAATTATATTTTTTTTCAAGAGCATTTGACCCAACAGGAGTCGCAGTTGCAATAAACTCTTCAATAATCGATTTAAGTATCTGAGTTTGTCTCGAAGTTAAAGCACCAGTCATCTTAGCACTAATATAATACGACTGCTAGGACCTTGTCAAGCTCACGATACTCCGTTTTCAAGGTCTTCGGCTGGTTCTGTAGGTGTTCGCAAAATAAATCCTCTCTTCGACCAAATTGTCATCCATATGTCATTTAACTCCTGTGACTTCAAAACAAAAGACAATACTATATATATAACCATCCCAATAATTGCAACAAGCCCTGTAAGCACAATCAAATTAAGAGTATATCTTGTATCAATTACAAGCGTCTGAAATGCAATTGGTCTTGCTATTTTGATAGGATCCCATTTATCAAAAAACTTAAGTAAATAATACATTACTCCCCCTGAAACAATGCAAGCAAAGAATGTTTTTGACAATGGCAATATTACTTTGACCAAAGAAAAGTTTTTGATTTTACGTTTCAAAACAATCAGTAAAATTATTGTTTCAATGAAAGCGCCAATCGAATAAGCAAATCCAAGTGCCCAGGAAGACATGTGAAGGCTACTTACCAAAAATATACTTGATACAATCACAAACGAATCTCCAATTACAGAAATAATTACAGGAGTTTGCGTATCATGAAGTGCATAAAACCCTCTCGCAAGCATTGGCACAAAAGTCTGAAAGACGATCCCTACGCTAAATCCCGTTAATACCATCCCTGTCTCGACTGTTGCATCCCAATCAAATTTATAAGTTCCAAATAAAATTCTAACAATAGGAATACGAAGAACTATCAATAAAGTAACAACAGGAGCAACCAAAAAAAACATTTGGTAAATTGTCCTAAATAAAATATCGCGGAATTTTGGTAAGTTTTCATTTTCCCGAGTTAAAGTTGGCAGTGCTGCCTTTGCCAAACTTGTTCCAAAAAGCCGGACAGGCGCAGCCTGTAATGAATTGGCAAGGGTAAAATATCCATAAGAAGCAACAGAAATTAAAGATGCAAAATAAAGCACGACTGTATCAGCAATTTGTTGAAATCCCAAATCAACAAGCCTTGGAGCAGCAAGTTTTGCAATATCTTTCACTCCGTCGTTTGGTTTTATATTTTTTCCAAATCTAAATCCAAGCTGATAAGCAAGTGGTAATTGAATCAAAAAATGCGTTAATGCTCCAAGAACTACTCCAACAGCAGGTGCCATAAGCCCAAGTTGTTTATGAAGTAGCACTGTTCCAATTATTAATCCCAAATTATAAAATACAGGAGCAAGTGCAGGAATCAAAAATCTTCTCAAAGATTCAAGAACACTAGTTAATACATAACTAATCACAAAAATTCCTTGTGCAAAAAACATCACCCGTGCCAAGTTTGCAATTAAATGAATCTCAGCTCCTGTATATCCTGGTGCAATCAAAGAATAAAATTGGTCTGCAAAAATCCCAATCAGTATTGCAAAAAAGGCAAATGAAATTAAACAAATATTTACAGTGCGGCTTGCAGTCTCCCATGCTTCTTTATTCCCTCGTCGAAGTAATTTTGTAAAAATCGGTATAAAAGCAGAAGCAAACATTCCATAAACAAGAACAGAAAAAACAAGATCAGGCAATCTAAATGCTGCAGAAAAAAGCGAAAATTGGTCCTGATCAAAAAAGGTTAATATCACACGCTTTTGCAGCAATCCCAAAATAAGCGATGAAAATGTCATCACCATAATTACATTTGCAGCAGAAAGGATTGAAGTCTGCTCTGATAAAAATATTTTCTTGGACTTATTAAGAATTTGATTCATGCCTGAATTTATATTATACTTGAAGATATGCCAGTAACAGTATCAGCAAAAAGAGCGTTAAGAGGTTCCACAAAAAAAGGAATCATTAATTTATCTATTATAAAAAAGCTTGAGGCAGCAATTAGACAAGCAAAAAAATCAAAAAGCGATAAAGCAATTAAATCTGCAATGTCTCTTGCAGATCGTGCTGCTAAAAAGCACACTATTCATAAAAACAAAGCTGCAAGAATCAAATCCTCTCTCTCAAAGTTAAATAAAACTTCAAAGAAAAAATAAGCGAAGCTTGTCGCTTCGCGATAGTTCTTTCACATTCTTTCATATGGTATATTGAAATAACTATCCTGCCATGGCTAAAAAAATCAAAGAAAAACAAATTAATCTTCTTCCCCAAGAAGAATTTGAAGCTTCAACATTCGGCCGTACTCTAAAATGGGTCTTAACTACATTTCGTTATATTGTTATAGCTACAGAAATGATTGTTATGGCTGCCTTCTTGTCTCGTTTTGTCCTTGATGCCAAATCTTCGCAGTTGATAGACGATATAAACCAAAAAAAAACCATTGTCTCTTCATATTCCATTTTTGAAAATAAATTTCGTCAAACCCAGTCTCAAATTGCCCTCTTTGCAACTTATAATGTAGCATCCAATAATTTAAGCCCAATTCTAGACGAAATAAGCGGTAAAATTCCCTCAGATATTATTCTGACAGAAACAAATATTAACGGATCAAAACTAGAATTAACAGGCACCACCCAAAACCAAAACGACATTTCTTTATTTCTTCAAAGTTTAAATTCAGGAACAAATTTCACAAGCGCTGCCGTAACTTCAGTTAACGCAAAAGAAGGAAATCCTGATTTAACTTTCATGATAACTGCGACAATTAAAGGGAGGGCAAATGGCAACTAATAGTTTTCGAGAAGTTACTTATCAAAGATATTTTGCAAATATCTTTGCCTTGTATAGACAAAGACAGGATCTGAAATCTTATCTGGAAGTCCTTCTTTCTATCACTGCAGTTGCAATCTTTTTTGTGTTCGCAATTAAACCAACTCTTGTAACAATAAGCGATCTACTTACAAAAATACAAGCAGAACAGCAAACATCCGACGCTCTTGACACCAAAATTAAAAATTTAGGGATTGCCCAAAATCTCTTCAACCAAAACGAAGATAAAATCAAATTATTAGACCAGGCAGTTCCGTTTAATCCTGGTATACAAGATTACATTCGCCAAATTGTTGGTCTTGCGCAAAAAGAAAATGTTAGTATTCAAAGTATGCAAACATCAAATATTCCTTTAGTTGCATCATCAAGTGCAGCTCCTGCTGCTCAGTCCGCACAAATTACTTTCTTAGCTACAGGAGATTATTCAAGTCTTGAAAACATGATAAAAGATATTGAAAATTTAAGAAGACCGGCAAACTTTATCAAATTTGATCTTAGTATTCAAAATAATGTTTTGAATTTGACAATTACGCCACAAATTCCTTACATACAATAATATGAAAGCAAAAAAACCTGGAATATTAATAACAGCAATTCTTACACTAATAACAGTGATCTTTTGGACTGGATTTGAAGTTTATCACAGCCTTACAACCAAACCTGTCCCTCCTGTTCCCCAAGCAATAATTAATCCCCTTGATCCAACTCTTGATACAAAAAGTTTAGATGCAATACAAGCAAGAAACTATCTTACAGATGATCAAATAGGAAATACCGAAGCAGTATCAGAAACAGGAACACCAATTCCATCGCTTACGCCTTCTCCAACTCCAATATCAGTAAGTACGCCTTCAGCAAGTGTTACCCCGTCACCATCTGCAACACCATGAAAGCAAAAATTCCAAGTGTCCTAGCAATTTTTATTTTATTAACTGCTATTACTTCGTCTGTTTTTATAATCAACGAAGCAAAAGTTTTTACTTCAAATGCAGACACTCTCGACAATCCTCAAGATGTAAGAGTTACAAATATTGAAAGCAATTCTTTTACTGTCACTTGGCTGACAGATAATCCTTCAATTGGTTTTGTAGAATATTCAGGAAACGGCCAAACAAACGAAAGTGAAATCACAACCAAAACTCTAACTCATTTTGTAAAAATAACCAATCTGCAAAATAATACCAATTATTCATTTCGTATAAACTCAAGTGGTAGCTTTTTTGACAATTTGCCCGTTTCATCAGCGGTAACAAAAAATTCTTCAACAAATACTCAAATCATTTCTGGACAAGTCTTTGACAAAGATAATTTTCCAGCCAAAAACGCTTTGGTTTATATTGTCGAAGGAAATAGTAATTTTGCAAGTATTGTTACTCCAAGCGGAAATTGGATAGCAACAATTCCAAAAGTTGATGGTAATACTCTTTTACAAATCCTTGTTGAAAGCTCGGTAACTTCAATTGCATCCGCAAAAATTAATTTACAGGACGCAAATCCAGTTCCTTTAATAATTCTTGGAAACGCTTACGATTTCAGAAATCAAACTAATAACACAGGTTCAAATCAAGTTCCATCTGTACAGATAAATCTTCCCTAAACTGAAATTCTGCTTGACTCCACATAAGATACTGCAATATTATGAAATATATGGATAGTTCTGTTCCTCAAAACCCAACCGAGCAGGTAATTCCGCCAGTTTCTCAAATCGGCCCAACAGATCCAAATCCAGTTGTTACTTCATCTTCTACTCCAGGCCCAAAAAGTAATTTAAAAAGAGTCGTCGTAACTATGTTTAGCCTTCTACTTATGATTGGGGCATTAGTTGCAGGAGTCGCAGTTGTCAAAAATCAAAACAATAAACAATTAATTCCCCAGGAAGCAGCAGGAAATTGTTCCAATATCTGCAGTGATGCTGGATCTTGTGCGGGCAGAGGTGGATCGTGGTCTGCAGCATCAAGCAGTAATCATCCTGAATGCGCACCTCAAGGAGGGTTTTGTAATGGAGGAAACAATTGTGGCGGAGGCGGAGGAAGCGGTTCAAATTGGAATGCATCGGGAAGTTGTATTAATGTAACATCAGGCACAGTCCAGATCCAAAGATTCAGTGGTCCAAATTGTCCTACCTCTCAAAACAATCAAGGTACCCAAACAGTTGGTACTGGTACTTATTGTACAACCCCAGCTGCAGGTTCCTGTCAACAAATAGATGTTGTCGGTTCAGGCAATGGTGTTTGCAGTTGCGCCGCAGCTCAAACTCCAGCCCCAACACCAATACCAACTCCAGTTCCTCAATGTGGAAGTACTTGTACAACAAATGCTAACTGTGCAAATGGTATGACTTGCTCTGCAGGAGTTTGTCGAAATCCTTCTTGTATAACTTCCGCAACGTGTGTCTGTCAAACACCTACTCCAACACCATCAACAATTACTGCTTCCTGTTCAAATATACAAGCATATGACACAAACTGGGCACCTTTAACAATCGCCCAACTTTCTCAGCTTACTCCAGGTACAAACGTTAATCTTGCAGTAACCGGAACGACAACTGGTACTCTAGACATGGCAAGATTCACGATCAATGGCAGCCTCCAACCATCAGTTACATCAACAAAGCCGGGTGACGCTTCAACTTTTTATATGGTCTATACAATTCCATCAGGAGTTTCAAGTTTCAGTATTACAGCAGAAGTTCATGAAGCAAGCTTAAATCAATGGTTCTAATATGCAAGATTTTTTAAAGAAAAATATTATCACAATAATAATTGTCATCGCAACTCTTGTTTTAGCAGGAATTGCGGTCTTTACTGCTATCAAGCTTTATCAATCTCGCCAAACTGCAGTTGCACCAAATGCACCTGTCAGTGAGCCTCATGCAGCAACTCCAGCACCAGCTTGCACTGCCTTAACTTTCACTATTGCAACACCTACCCCAACAGCGTCAGCTAGCCCAACGCCAACAGTTTCTCCAACCCCCACCCCAACTCCAGTTCCCCAGTGTGGAACAACATGTTCAACCAATTCAGATTGTATATCAGGAATGGCTTGCTCAGGCGGAGTTTGTAGAAATCCATCATGTACTGATAGTACTTCCTGTGTTTGCCAAACAGCATCACCAACACCGTCACCAACGCCAACATCTACTGCAACAGCAACACCGTTTATCGC
The Patescibacteria group bacterium genome window above contains:
- a CDS encoding fibronectin type III domain-containing protein, producing the protein MKAKIPSVLAIFILLTAITSSVFIINEAKVFTSNADTLDNPQDVRVTNIESNSFTVTWLTDNPSIGFVEYSGNGQTNESEITTKTLTHFVKITNLQNNTNYSFRINSSGSFFDNLPVSSAVTKNSSTNTQIISGQVFDKDNFPAKNALVYIVEGNSNFASIVTPSGNWIATIPKVDGNTLLQILVESSVTSIASAKINLQDANPVPLIILGNAYDFRNQTNNTGSNQVPSVQINLP
- the rpsT gene encoding 30S ribosomal protein S20; this translates as MPVTVSAKRALRGSTKKGIINLSIIKKLEAAIRQAKKSKSDKAIKSAMSLADRAAKKHTIHKNKAARIKSSLSKLNKTSKKK
- the murJ gene encoding murein biosynthesis integral membrane protein MurJ; the protein is MNQILNKSKKIFLSEQTSILSAANVIMVMTFSSLILGLLQKRVILTFFDQDQFSLFSAAFRLPDLVFSVLVYGMFASAFIPIFTKLLRRGNKEAWETASRTVNICLISFAFFAILIGIFADQFYSLIAPGYTGAEIHLIANLARVMFFAQGIFVISYVLTSVLESLRRFLIPALAPVFYNLGLIIGTVLLHKQLGLMAPAVGVVLGALTHFLIQLPLAYQLGFRFGKNIKPNDGVKDIAKLAAPRLVDLGFQQIADTVVLYFASLISVASYGYFTLANSLQAAPVRLFGTSLAKAALPTLTRENENLPKFRDILFRTIYQMFFLVAPVVTLLIVLRIPIVRILFGTYKFDWDATVETGMVLTGFSVGIVFQTFVPMLARGFYALHDTQTPVIISVIGDSFVIVSSIFLVSSLHMSSWALGFAYSIGAFIETIILLIVLKRKIKNFSLVKVILPLSKTFFACIVSGGVMYYLLKFFDKWDPIKIARPIAFQTLVIDTRYTLNLIVLTGLVAIIGMVIYIVLSFVLKSQELNDIWMTIWSKRGFILRTPTEPAEDLENGVS
- a CDS encoding nucleotide exchange factor GrpE, translated to MKQKKQENKKENIEVEILKNQLARTLADYDNLQKRTQEEKITWIKFATEKLIQNLLPVLDGFEMAQKHLKDAGLAITVGQFKDVLKQEGLEEINPKVDETFDENTMEAIEIVEDKEKNNQIAEVLTNGWKFMDGMVVRHARVKVFKKNEAEKAS
- a CDS encoding PilN domain-containing protein, whose amino-acid sequence is MAKKIKEKQINLLPQEEFEASTFGRTLKWVLTTFRYIVIATEMIVMAAFLSRFVLDAKSSQLIDDINQKKTIVSSYSIFENKFRQTQSQIALFATYNVASNNLSPILDEISGKIPSDIILTETNINGSKLELTGTTQNQNDISLFLQSLNSGTNFTSAAVTSVNAKEGNPDLTFMITATIKGRANGN